The following proteins are encoded in a genomic region of Amia ocellicauda isolate fAmiCal2 chromosome 6, fAmiCal2.hap1, whole genome shotgun sequence:
- the LOC136751793 gene encoding G-protein coupled receptor 183 translates to MFREDKMDLNETNLNMSCDVYICKKTAQILFPMFYIVVFIVSISGNILVLYVTFQKQQKFNSTTLYLINLAISDTLFALALPGRITYYIRGFDWPFGDLMCRLTTVIFYTNTYVGIAFMTCISVDRYFAMVHPHRLVKFRKVEVVKVICGLVWMMVFLQTAPLLFRTLLGKNKDKRTCMEYFNFDGSPFLPYLLLAACTISFCMPLGIILGCYSKINLKLSSTARANPMTSRSGRNQRANNVILLILFTFVVCFSPYHINIMQFMMRRIMYVPTCEELKAFKMSLQVTVSIMNINCCLDPIIYFFAIKTYKQRVLSLFKGYLSTSTFSSKTISDNSSSNS, encoded by the coding sequence aTGTTTAGGGAGGACAAAATGGACCTAAATGAAACCAATCTGAACATGAGCTGTGATGTGTACATCTGCAAAAAGACAGCCCAAATACTTTTCCCCATGTTTTACATTGTTGTGTTTATAGTCAGCATCTCTGGAAACATTCTTGTACTTTACGTGACTTTCCAAAAACAACAGAAATTCAACTCGACTACGCTCTACCTGATCAACCTAGCTATCTCTGACACCTTGTTTGCTCTAGCCCTGCCAGGGAGAATCACCTACTATATCAGGGGCTTTGACTGGCCCTTTGGTGACCTCATGTGCAGGTTAACCACGGTCATATTTTACACAAACACCTATGTCGGCATTGCTTTCATGACCTGCATAAGTGTTGACCGGTACTTTGCTATGGTGCACCCTCATCGCCTTGTTAAATTCAGGAAGGTGGAGGTTGTGAAAGTTATCTGCGGCCTGGTGTGGATGATGGTGTTTTTGCAGACGGCACCGTTGCTGTTTAGGACACTTCTTGGAAAGAATAAGGACAAACGTACATGCATGGAGTACTTCAACTTTGACGGGTCCCCTTTTCTACCATATCTACTTTTAGCTGCTTGTACCATCAGTTTTTGCATGCCTTTGGGAATCATTCTGGGCTGCTACTCCAAAATTAACCTGAAACTGTCCAGTACGGCCAGGGCAAACCCCATGACTAGCAGGTCTGGCCGCAACCAAAGAGCCAACAATGTCATTCTTTTGATCCTTTTCACCTTTGTGGTCTGCTTCAGCCCCTACCACATAAACATCATGCAGTTCATGATGCGGAGGATAATGTACGTGCCCACATGTGAGGAGTTAAAAGCCTTCAAGATGTCCCTTCAAGTCACTGTATCTATCATGAACATAAACTGCTGCCTGGATCCCATTATCTACTTTTTTGCcatcaaaacatacaaacaaagaGTGCTTAGCTTATTCAAGGGGTATCTGTCTACATCCACGTTTTCTTCAAAAACTATTTCTGACAACAGCAGTAGCAACAGCTGA